A genomic region of Mycobacterium sp. Aquia_213 contains the following coding sequences:
- a CDS encoding amidohydrolase: MAQADLVVTGTILTVDDARPTAEALAIADGRIIAVGSRSEVAEFIGADTQTVDVGDGCVMPGFIEAHGHPLMEAVALSDRIIDIRPVTISGPDDVVAAIRTEVARRGSTGAYLNGWDALLQSGLPDPTLAWLDDIAPDGPLVIIHNSGHKAYFNSHAAQLNGLTRDTPDPKGAKYGRDANGDLDGTAEEIAAVFPLLGGAISADSYPGMLLAECARLNRAGLTTCSEMAFDPNFGPLVSQLHNQLTVRLRTYEVSNPQMSTAATPGQGDDIMRQVGIKIWVDGSPWIGNIALSFPYLDTEATRSIGIPPGSCGCANYTAEQLREIVGAYFPLGWQMACHVQGDAGVDTILDVYEEALRNNPRDDHRLRLEHVGAIRPEQLQRAADLGVTCSIFVDQIHYWGDVIVDGLFGEERGSRWMPAGSAVATGMRISLHNDPPVTPEEPLRNISVAVTRMAPSGRVLAPEERLTVEQAIRAQTIDAAWQLFADDVVGSLEVGKYADLVVLSADPRTVPPEQIADLDVRATYLAGRQVYGQ; encoded by the coding sequence ATGGCGCAGGCAGATCTCGTCGTTACCGGAACCATCCTGACCGTCGACGACGCACGGCCCACGGCCGAGGCGCTCGCCATTGCCGATGGCCGCATCATCGCCGTCGGCAGTCGCTCGGAGGTCGCCGAATTCATCGGCGCCGACACCCAAACCGTCGACGTCGGCGACGGTTGCGTGATGCCGGGATTCATCGAGGCACACGGTCATCCGTTGATGGAGGCCGTCGCGCTGTCGGACCGCATCATCGACATCCGCCCGGTCACCATCTCCGGCCCCGACGACGTCGTCGCCGCGATCCGCACAGAGGTCGCGCGGCGGGGATCGACCGGCGCCTACCTGAACGGCTGGGACGCGCTGCTGCAGTCGGGCCTGCCCGACCCGACGCTGGCCTGGCTCGACGACATCGCCCCGGACGGTCCGCTGGTGATCATCCACAACTCGGGGCACAAGGCCTACTTCAACTCGCACGCCGCGCAGCTCAACGGACTGACCCGCGACACCCCGGACCCCAAGGGCGCCAAGTACGGCCGCGACGCCAACGGCGACCTCGACGGCACCGCCGAGGAGATCGCCGCGGTGTTCCCGCTGCTCGGTGGCGCGATCTCGGCCGACAGCTACCCGGGGATGCTGCTCGCCGAGTGTGCCCGGCTCAACCGGGCCGGGCTGACCACCTGTTCGGAGATGGCGTTCGACCCGAACTTCGGGCCGCTGGTCTCCCAGCTGCACAACCAGCTGACGGTCCGGCTGCGCACCTACGAGGTCTCCAACCCGCAGATGTCCACCGCCGCCACGCCCGGCCAGGGCGACGACATCATGCGTCAGGTCGGCATCAAGATCTGGGTGGACGGTTCGCCGTGGATCGGCAACATCGCCCTGTCCTTTCCCTACCTGGACACCGAGGCCACCCGCTCGATCGGCATCCCACCCGGTTCGTGCGGGTGCGCCAACTACACCGCCGAACAGTTGCGCGAGATCGTCGGCGCGTACTTCCCGCTGGGCTGGCAGATGGCCTGCCATGTGCAGGGCGACGCCGGCGTCGACACCATCCTCGACGTCTACGAAGAGGCGTTGCGCAACAATCCGCGCGACGACCATCGGCTGCGGCTCGAGCACGTCGGCGCCATCCGGCCCGAGCAGCTGCAGCGAGCCGCCGACCTCGGCGTGACCTGCAGTATCTTCGTCGACCAGATCCACTACTGGGGTGACGTCATCGTCGACGGGCTGTTCGGCGAGGAGCGCGGATCCCGTTGGATGCCGGCAGGATCCGCGGTGGCCACCGGGATGCGCATCTCGTTGCACAATGACCCGCCGGTCACTCCGGAGGAGCCGCTGCGCAACATCAGCGTGGCCGTGACCCGGATGGCGCCGAGCGGCCGGGTGCTGGCACCCGAAGAGCGCCTGACGGTCGAACAGGCGATCCGCGCCCAGACCATCGACGCGGCCTGGCAGCTGTTCGCCGACGACGTCGTCGGCTCGCTCGAGGTCGGCAAGTACGCGGACCTGGTGGTGCTGTCGGCCGATCCCCGCACGGTCCCGCCCGAGCAGATCGCCGACCTCGACGTGCGCGCGACGTATCTGGCGGGCCGCCAGGTCTACGGCCAGTGA
- a CDS encoding DoxX family protein, with product MNIAVWVASGLLAAAYLFAGGTKLLTPKERLAKNPAMAAAAEALSATSLKLIGGVEVAGALGLILPWLTGIASILTPAAAVGLALLQVGAAVFHGRRAEYKQWPVNAVFLALAVFIAAARTSEVVR from the coding sequence GTGAACATCGCGGTATGGGTCGCGTCCGGATTACTCGCCGCCGCATATCTTTTCGCCGGTGGCACCAAGCTGTTGACGCCGAAGGAGCGCCTGGCGAAGAACCCCGCCATGGCTGCTGCCGCTGAGGCGTTGTCCGCGACGTCGCTCAAACTCATCGGCGGCGTCGAGGTGGCCGGCGCTCTCGGTCTTATCCTCCCCTGGCTCACCGGAATCGCGTCCATCCTGACGCCGGCCGCAGCTGTGGGCCTCGCGCTGCTGCAGGTGGGCGCGGCGGTATTCCACGGTCGACGTGCGGAGTACAAGCAGTGGCCCGTGAACGCCGTGTTCCTGGCACTGGCGGTCTTTATCGCAGCCGCTCGGACTTCGGAGGTCGTGCGATGA
- a CDS encoding NADPH-dependent F420 reductase translates to MSSISIIGTGNMARAIGALAVAGGNTVEVIGRDQSKAADLAKALGGKATTGEFGAVPAGDIVVVALLYATVVPVVTQYGDALAGKVIVDISNPFNSAADGLAIPDDTSIAQEVAEAAPASASVVKAFNTIFQVVLAKGRPLDVFFAGDDAHAKAHVAEFIKTLGLRPLDVGGLTMAHWLEGMGLVAVGLAKHGVGNLDFALAVTASG, encoded by the coding sequence ATGAGCAGCATCAGCATCATCGGCACCGGGAACATGGCCCGCGCCATCGGCGCGCTGGCGGTCGCGGGCGGCAACACCGTCGAGGTCATCGGCCGCGATCAGTCCAAGGCCGCCGACCTGGCCAAGGCTCTCGGCGGCAAGGCCACGACGGGAGAGTTCGGCGCCGTCCCAGCCGGCGACATCGTCGTCGTGGCCCTGTTGTACGCCACTGTCGTGCCGGTTGTCACACAGTATGGAGACGCCCTGGCAGGCAAGGTGATCGTCGACATCAGCAACCCCTTCAATTCCGCGGCCGACGGGCTCGCCATCCCCGATGACACCTCGATCGCGCAGGAAGTCGCCGAGGCCGCCCCGGCCAGCGCCAGCGTGGTGAAGGCATTCAACACCATCTTCCAAGTTGTCCTGGCCAAAGGCCGGCCGCTCGACGTCTTCTTCGCCGGCGACGACGCACACGCCAAGGCACACGTGGCGGAGTTCATCAAGACCCTCGGCCTGCGCCCGCTGGACGTCGGCGGCTTGACGATGGCGCATTGGCTGGAGGGAATGGGGCTGGTCGCGGTGGGTCTCGCCAAGCACGGGGTGGGCAACCTCGATTTCGCCCTGGCTGTCACCGCCTCGGGCTGA
- a CDS encoding o-succinylbenzoate synthase: protein MRVRFRGITTREVALIEGPVGWGEFGAFVEYGPAEASAWLASGIEGAYRPAVPVHRERIPINATVPAVPAAQVSEVLARFPGAGTAKVKVAEPGQTLADDVARVNAVRELVSTVRVDANGGWTVEQAVRAAAALTADGPLEYLEQPCATVDELAELRRHPDMPDVPIAADESIRKADDPLAVVRAGAADIAVLKVAPLGGVSALLDIAAQIDIPVVVSSALDSAVGIAAGLTAAAALPRLRHACGLGTGSLFLDDVATPAAAVDGYLTVGPVTPDPQRLLALAASPERRQWWIDRVKACYPLLVPSSE, encoded by the coding sequence ATGCGGGTGCGGTTTCGCGGCATCACCACCCGCGAGGTCGCGCTGATCGAGGGCCCGGTCGGGTGGGGCGAATTCGGGGCTTTCGTGGAATACGGGCCAGCGGAGGCCTCGGCGTGGCTGGCGTCGGGCATCGAAGGCGCCTACCGGCCGGCGGTGCCGGTGCACCGCGAGCGCATCCCGATCAACGCGACCGTGCCGGCCGTGCCCGCCGCGCAGGTCAGCGAGGTGTTGGCGCGCTTTCCGGGCGCGGGGACCGCCAAGGTCAAGGTCGCCGAGCCCGGGCAGACGCTGGCCGACGACGTCGCCCGGGTCAACGCGGTGCGCGAACTGGTCTCGACGGTGCGGGTGGATGCCAATGGCGGCTGGACGGTCGAGCAGGCAGTGCGGGCCGCGGCGGCCCTGACCGCCGACGGCCCGCTGGAATACCTCGAGCAGCCCTGCGCCACCGTCGACGAGCTGGCCGAGCTGCGGCGGCACCCCGACATGCCGGACGTGCCGATCGCCGCCGACGAAAGCATCCGCAAGGCCGACGACCCGTTGGCCGTGGTCCGCGCCGGCGCCGCCGACATCGCGGTGCTCAAAGTCGCTCCGCTGGGCGGGGTTTCGGCGCTGCTGGACATCGCCGCGCAGATCGACATCCCGGTGGTGGTCTCCAGCGCGCTCGACTCGGCGGTGGGCATCGCCGCCGGGCTGACCGCCGCGGCGGCATTACCGCGCCTGCGGCACGCCTGCGGCCTGGGCACCGGCAGCCTGTTCCTAGACGACGTCGCGACGCCCGCGGCAGCCGTCGATGGCTACCTGACCGTCGGTCCGGTCACGCCCGACCCGCAGCGACTGCTCGCGCTGGCGGCATCGCCCG
- the fadD8 gene encoding fatty-acid--CoA ligase FadD8, with the protein MSDDLLRHPTHNGHLLVGALKRHKNRPVLFLGDTTLTGGQLAERISQYTQAFEALGAGTGVTVGLLALNRPEVLMILGASQTQGYRRTALHPLGSLDDHAYVLSDCGASALIVDPNPAFVERALGLLEKVDSLKQILTIGPVPEALRGVAVDLSAEAAKYEPKPLVVAELPPDHIGGMAYTGGTTGKPKGVLGTTGNIAAMTQIQLAEWEWPETPRFLMCTPLSHAGAAFFTPTVVKGGEMVVLSKFDPAEVLKTIEEQKITATMLVPSMLYALMDHPDSQTRDLSSLETVYYGASAMNPVRLAEAIRRFGPIFAQYYGQSEAPMAITYLPKADHDEKRLTSCGRPTLFARVALLGEDGQPVPQGEPGEICVSGPLLAGGYWNLPEATAETFKDGWLHTGDMAREDEDGFYFIVDRVKDMIVTGGFNVFPREVEDVIAEHAAVAQVCVVGTPDDKWGEAVTAVVVLRADAATDDAAIEAMTAEIQAAVKERKGSVQAPKRVEIVDALPLTGLGKPDKKAVRARFWEGAGRAVG; encoded by the coding sequence ATGAGTGACGATCTGTTGCGCCATCCGACCCATAACGGCCATCTGCTGGTGGGCGCGCTCAAGCGCCACAAGAACCGCCCGGTGCTGTTCCTCGGCGACACCACGCTGACCGGAGGACAACTGGCCGAGCGGATCAGCCAGTACACCCAGGCGTTCGAGGCGCTCGGCGCCGGCACCGGTGTCACGGTGGGGCTGCTGGCGCTGAATCGTCCCGAGGTGCTGATGATCCTCGGCGCCAGTCAGACCCAGGGCTACCGGCGCACCGCGCTGCATCCGCTCGGCTCGCTGGATGACCACGCCTACGTGTTGTCCGACTGCGGTGCCAGCGCGCTGATCGTCGACCCCAACCCGGCGTTCGTCGAGCGGGCGTTGGGGCTGCTGGAAAAGGTCGACTCGCTCAAGCAGATCCTGACGATCGGCCCGGTTCCCGAGGCCCTCAGGGGGGTGGCCGTTGACCTCTCGGCGGAGGCAGCCAAGTACGAGCCCAAGCCGCTGGTGGTTGCCGAACTGCCGCCGGACCACATCGGCGGTATGGCCTATACCGGCGGCACCACCGGCAAGCCCAAGGGCGTGCTGGGGACCACCGGGAACATCGCCGCCATGACCCAGATTCAGCTGGCCGAATGGGAGTGGCCGGAGACCCCCCGGTTCCTGATGTGCACGCCGCTGTCGCACGCCGGCGCGGCCTTTTTCACGCCGACGGTGGTCAAGGGCGGCGAGATGGTCGTGCTGAGCAAGTTCGACCCGGCCGAGGTGCTGAAAACGATTGAAGAGCAGAAGATTACGGCCACCATGCTGGTGCCGTCGATGCTCTATGCGCTGATGGATCATCCGGATTCGCAGACCCGCGATCTGTCCTCGCTGGAGACCGTCTACTACGGCGCCTCGGCGATGAACCCGGTGCGGTTGGCCGAGGCGATCCGGCGGTTCGGCCCGATCTTCGCCCAGTATTACGGCCAGTCCGAGGCGCCGATGGCGATCACCTACCTGCCCAAGGCCGATCACGACGAGAAGCGGCTGACGTCATGCGGCCGCCCGACGCTGTTCGCCCGGGTAGCGCTGCTGGGTGAGGACGGCCAGCCGGTACCGCAGGGCGAGCCGGGCGAGATCTGTGTCAGCGGACCGCTGCTGGCGGGTGGCTACTGGAACCTGCCGGAGGCGACGGCCGAGACGTTCAAGGACGGCTGGCTGCACACCGGCGATATGGCGCGCGAGGACGAGGACGGCTTCTACTTCATCGTCGACCGGGTCAAGGACATGATCGTCACCGGCGGCTTCAACGTCTTCCCCCGCGAGGTCGAGGACGTCATCGCCGAGCACGCGGCCGTCGCGCAGGTGTGCGTCGTCGGGACCCCGGACGACAAGTGGGGCGAGGCCGTCACCGCGGTGGTGGTGCTGCGCGCCGACGCTGCGACCGACGACGCCGCGATCGAGGCGATGACCGCCGAGATCCAGGCCGCGGTCAAGGAGCGCAAGGGTTCGGTGCAGGCGCCCAAGCGGGTGGAGATTGTCGACGCGCTGCCGCTGACCGGGCTGGGCAAGCCGGACAAGAAGGCCGTGCGGGCGCGATTCTGGGAAGGCGCCGGCCGCGCCGTCGGCTAG
- a CDS encoding SDR family NAD(P)-dependent oxidoreductase, with the protein MGKLDGKVAVITGATSGMALAGAKLFVEEGAHVFITGRRKDELDQAVELIGRNVTGVQGDSADLADLDRLFDTVKQEKGAIDVLWASAGVGKQAKLGEITEEDFDAAFGLNARGTLFTVQKALPLFNDGGSIFMTGSNASLRGYPDWSVYAGSKAVLPAYARVWVSELRDRKIRVNVLTPGQVASPMLEKVMDEEAKAQFESVIPRREMGRPEEIASAALFLASDDSSYVNGMELVVDGGTTVI; encoded by the coding sequence GTGGGAAAACTCGATGGCAAGGTCGCGGTGATCACGGGCGCGACAAGTGGTATGGCGCTGGCCGGTGCCAAGTTGTTCGTTGAGGAAGGGGCTCACGTCTTCATCACGGGCCGGCGGAAGGACGAGCTGGACCAGGCCGTCGAACTGATCGGGCGGAATGTGACCGGCGTGCAGGGTGATTCGGCCGACCTCGCCGATCTGGACCGGTTGTTCGACACGGTCAAGCAGGAAAAGGGCGCGATCGACGTGTTGTGGGCGAGCGCCGGGGTGGGCAAGCAGGCCAAGCTCGGCGAGATCACCGAGGAGGACTTCGATGCCGCCTTCGGGTTGAACGCGCGCGGCACGTTGTTCACGGTCCAAAAGGCGCTGCCGCTGTTCAACGATGGCGGCTCGATCTTCATGACCGGGTCAAACGCATCGCTTCGGGGCTATCCCGATTGGAGTGTGTACGCCGGAAGCAAGGCCGTGCTGCCCGCCTACGCACGGGTGTGGGTGTCCGAGTTGAGGGACAGGAAGATCCGGGTGAACGTGCTGACCCCTGGCCAGGTCGCCTCGCCGATGTTGGAGAAGGTGATGGACGAGGAGGCGAAGGCGCAGTTCGAGTCCGTGATCCCGCGGCGAGAGATGGGCCGCCCTGAGGAGATCGCGTCGGCCGCGTTATTCCTCGCCTCCGACGACTCGAGCTACGTCAATGGCATGGAGCTGGTGGTCGACGGCGGCACCACAGTGATCTGA
- a CDS encoding nuclear transport factor 2 family protein: MTTFAPHRDTVESFVDCMHSGADKDALFGILAEDVVLNSPLGDEPVVGREAVLEAMRGIGGAADLKYKEVLTGETHHAAYFRLQIEDTVVNGMDRFLLDADGKIAEVTIWWRPLPSAVQMQRHLAGLLGMQPWELRTNGE; the protein is encoded by the coding sequence ATGACCACCTTCGCCCCGCACCGCGACACCGTGGAATCCTTCGTCGACTGCATGCACAGCGGTGCAGACAAAGACGCTCTTTTCGGCATCCTGGCCGAGGACGTAGTGCTGAACAGCCCGCTCGGTGATGAGCCAGTCGTCGGCCGCGAGGCAGTCCTGGAAGCCATGCGAGGGATCGGCGGGGCGGCCGACCTCAAGTACAAGGAAGTCCTCACCGGCGAGACGCACCACGCCGCGTACTTCCGGCTGCAGATCGAAGACACCGTGGTCAACGGGATGGACAGATTCCTGCTCGATGCGGACGGCAAGATCGCCGAGGTGACCATCTGGTGGCGCCCGCTGCCGTCCGCCGTACAGATGCAGAGGCACCTCGCTGGTCTCCTCGGAATGCAGCCCTGGGAACTTCGTACGAACGGGGAGTAG
- a CDS encoding TIGR03619 family F420-dependent LLM class oxidoreductase produces the protein MKLGFVIPFVGPAVSSAAGLNAFCRGLEDLGYDSLWVGDRFVTPVNMQGTYPGEKPYPPQMTRNLDPVLLWTVAATATSRVRLNASTLNTFYYEPTHLARQLTTLDVLSDGRLDVGVGVGWMKDELDIARGADWRRRGQMLDDLLAFLHEWWTTTPVSWDSEFFSLPPVHADLRPVQAGGPPIWIGGASEAAMRRVGRSGTGWLGVEVPQDSFDHLWSIARRAAQDAGRDPDGLKTAMRINLEPGTSVDSVAGRLERLAGSGADEAIVDAFAMFPSLDELLDFAGEVIARWSQHGNV, from the coding sequence ATGAAGCTTGGTTTCGTCATTCCCTTCGTCGGACCTGCGGTCAGCAGCGCCGCTGGTCTGAACGCGTTCTGCCGCGGACTGGAGGACCTGGGCTACGACTCGTTGTGGGTCGGGGATCGGTTCGTCACCCCGGTCAACATGCAAGGCACCTATCCCGGCGAGAAGCCCTACCCGCCGCAGATGACCCGTAACCTCGATCCGGTGCTGCTGTGGACCGTCGCCGCGACGGCGACCAGCCGGGTTCGGCTGAACGCCAGCACGCTCAACACGTTCTACTACGAGCCAACGCACCTGGCCCGGCAGCTGACCACACTTGACGTGCTCAGCGACGGTCGCCTCGACGTCGGCGTGGGAGTCGGGTGGATGAAGGACGAACTCGACATCGCCCGCGGCGCGGACTGGCGCCGGCGTGGGCAGATGCTCGATGACCTGCTCGCGTTCCTGCACGAGTGGTGGACAACCACCCCGGTGTCCTGGGACAGCGAATTCTTCTCGCTGCCGCCGGTCCATGCTGACCTGCGCCCGGTCCAGGCGGGCGGTCCGCCCATCTGGATCGGCGGTGCCAGCGAGGCCGCGATGCGCCGGGTCGGTCGCAGCGGCACTGGCTGGCTCGGGGTCGAAGTGCCGCAGGACTCTTTCGACCACTTGTGGTCGATCGCGCGTCGTGCGGCACAGGACGCCGGCCGCGATCCCGACGGGCTGAAGACAGCTATGCGGATCAACCTCGAACCGGGCACGTCCGTTGACTCGGTTGCCGGCAGGCTCGAGCGCCTCGCCGGGTCCGGTGCTGATGAGGCGATCGTGGATGCCTTCGCAATGTTCCCCAGCCTTGACGAGTTGCTTGACTTCGCCGGCGAGGTAATCGCCCGATGGAGTCAGCATGGGAACGTTTGA
- a CDS encoding YceI family protein — MTSAVQYAIVGTGSIGTVLAQRFSDHHVPALFANTRGPETIDVTELSASITPVTLDTALDADVIILAIPFLQVRELGRRRADWSGKIVVDAANAFLVPNSEKILGGRLSTDFNAEAFPGAAVVKSFNQTAATQLAEKRSSEFGRRVVFVSSNDSAASALVAGLCTDLGFAPIELGRIDEGGVLIQARNALVLRNLYELPSELEKSIQVDSTAGRDLTPGTWTIDPVHSSITFSVRHLVVGRVRGRFEDFSGAITVPENGTPSVAVTVAVGSVNTGNPDRDQHLRAPDIFGADEFPTATLVSVDMQGTGKDDWVLVADFTLRGTTKRIPLAFSFLGVSPGMGRGEVAGFEGVIKLKRSDFGVLMDTPVLSGGGPLVGDTVEITVSVEAVKEPSAPTG, encoded by the coding sequence ATGACCAGCGCTGTGCAGTACGCCATCGTGGGCACCGGCAGCATCGGAACGGTTCTGGCGCAACGGTTCTCCGACCACCACGTCCCGGCACTCTTCGCCAACACGCGAGGTCCGGAGACGATCGACGTCACCGAACTGTCCGCCTCGATCACGCCGGTCACCCTCGACACAGCCCTGGATGCGGACGTGATCATCCTGGCCATACCGTTCTTGCAGGTCCGCGAATTGGGTCGGCGCCGCGCAGACTGGTCCGGCAAGATCGTCGTCGACGCGGCGAACGCGTTTCTGGTGCCCAACTCCGAGAAAATCCTCGGCGGCCGCCTGTCGACTGATTTCAATGCCGAGGCCTTCCCCGGCGCCGCGGTGGTCAAGTCGTTCAACCAAACCGCCGCCACGCAGCTCGCCGAGAAGCGCTCGTCCGAGTTCGGCAGACGCGTAGTCTTCGTGTCCAGCAACGACTCCGCGGCGAGCGCGCTGGTAGCCGGGCTGTGCACCGATCTCGGCTTCGCCCCGATCGAACTCGGACGTATCGACGAGGGCGGTGTACTCATCCAAGCCCGCAACGCTCTGGTCTTGCGCAATCTCTACGAACTACCTTCGGAGCTCGAAAAGAGCATCCAGGTGGACTCGACTGCTGGGCGGGATCTCACCCCCGGCACGTGGACGATCGACCCCGTCCACTCTTCCATCACGTTCTCGGTCCGCCACCTGGTGGTCGGTAGGGTACGTGGGCGATTCGAGGACTTCTCCGGTGCGATCACGGTGCCCGAGAACGGAACTCCGAGCGTTGCGGTCACGGTAGCGGTCGGGTCGGTGAATACCGGCAACCCGGACCGCGACCAGCACCTACGGGCACCCGACATCTTCGGGGCCGACGAGTTCCCCACCGCCACCCTCGTCTCGGTCGACATGCAGGGCACCGGGAAGGACGACTGGGTGCTTGTGGCTGATTTCACCCTGCGCGGAACCACCAAACGCATACCACTGGCGTTCTCGTTTCTCGGCGTGAGCCCGGGCATGGGTCGCGGTGAGGTGGCCGGGTTCGAAGGTGTGATCAAGCTGAAGCGTAGTGATTTCGGCGTCCTGATGGACACCCCCGTGCTATCCGGAGGCGGCCCGCTGGTCGGGGACACGGTCGAGATCACCGTTTCCGTAGAGGCGGTCAAGGAACCCTCGGCGCCGACGGGATGA
- a CDS encoding TetR/AcrR family transcriptional regulator has protein sequence MAELEKGPRGLRRGRGARERILSASRQLFRDQGINGTGLDQLCAVAQVSKRTFYQHFTGKDELIAEHLRRFDPDVLPEVFDRTDLTPRDRLLAAFDIHAPLCPFIAAAVEIHDPGHPARIRARDYKKAFAARLTDTAREAGATNPEQLGEQLALLLDGASARNRVLNTETFATAAAIAAVLIDNAIPPPAAPPDAGRNLSTGTVPRAGCGGELSRS, from the coding sequence ATGGCGGAGTTAGAGAAGGGGCCGCGAGGCTTGCGCCGCGGCAGGGGCGCACGAGAGCGCATCCTCAGCGCTTCACGACAACTGTTCCGCGATCAAGGCATCAACGGCACCGGCCTGGACCAGCTCTGCGCGGTGGCCCAGGTATCCAAGCGCACGTTTTACCAGCACTTCACCGGCAAGGACGAGCTGATCGCCGAACACCTACGCCGATTCGACCCCGACGTCCTGCCCGAGGTGTTCGACCGCACCGACCTCACACCGCGCGACCGGCTCCTCGCCGCCTTCGACATCCACGCGCCGCTGTGCCCGTTCATCGCGGCGGCCGTCGAAATCCACGACCCGGGCCACCCCGCACGCATTCGTGCCCGCGACTACAAGAAGGCCTTTGCCGCGCGGCTCACCGACACGGCGCGCGAAGCCGGCGCCACCAACCCCGAACAGCTCGGCGAACAACTGGCGTTGCTCCTGGATGGCGCCTCGGCCCGCAACCGAGTCCTCAACACCGAAACCTTCGCCACCGCCGCCGCCATCGCAGCCGTCCTCATCGACAACGCCATCCCCCCGCCAGCGGCACCGCCCGACGCAGGCCGGAACCTGTCAACCGGGACGGTTCCGCGTGCCGGATGCGGCGGCGAGCTCAGCCGAAGTTGA